The following proteins come from a genomic window of Rutidosis leptorrhynchoides isolate AG116_Rl617_1_P2 chromosome 10, CSIRO_AGI_Rlap_v1, whole genome shotgun sequence:
- the LOC139872085 gene encoding stem-specific protein TSJT1-like: MLGIFCSSIVSPPEELVAAGSRTPSPKITSKALVNRFIGNNESAVSMQIGDDVQLAYTHKNESITHPRSFSVKDEIFCLFEGALDNLGSLKQQYGLSKSANEVVLVIEAYKALRDRAPYPINQVVGHLVGDFSFIVFDKSTSTLFVATDQHGKVPLYWGITADGCVAFANDADLLKSACGKSLASFPQGCFYSTAIGELRCYENPKNKITAVPATEEEIWGAKFMVEGPSSITATQ; the protein is encoded by the exons ATGCTAGGTATATTTTGCAGTTCAATAGTTTCACCGCCGGAGGAGCTGGTGGCAGCCGGAAGCCGTACACCGTCGCCGAAAATCACGTCCAAAGCACTCGTTAACCGGTTCATCGGAAATAATGAATCGGCGGTATCGATGCAAATAGGTGATGACGTTCAATTGGCGTATACTCATAAGAACGAATCAATTACACATCCGAG ATCTTTTTCAGTCAAGGACGAGATATTTTGCTTGTTCGAAGGAGCACTCGACAACTTGGGCAGCCTAAAGCAACAATACGGGCTTTCCAAGTCGGCTAACGAGGTCGTTTTGGTTATTGAAGCTTACAAGGCTCTTCGCGATCGTGCCCCTTATCCTATAAACCAAGTTGTGGGCCACCTTGTGGGTGATTTTTCCTTTATTGTCTTTGACAAGTCAACCTCCACTTTATTTGTGGCCACG GATCAACATGGCAAGGTTCCTTTGTATTGGGGAATCACAGCCGATGGGTGCGTTGCGTTTGCTAATGATGCTGATCTGCTTAAAAGTGCCTGTGGCAAGTCACTTGCTTCGTTCCCTCAAG GATGTTTCTACTCCACAGCAATTGGAGAGCTCAGATGCTACGAGAACCCTAAGAACAAAATCACAGCCGTTCCTGCAACCGAGGAAGAGATTTGGGGTGCAAAGTTCATG gttgAAGGCCCATCATCTATCACAGCCACACAGTAA